In one bacterium genomic region, the following are encoded:
- a CDS encoding PAS domain S-box protein, with protein sequence MTECKRVELAMKEVEEVSLQKTALLTSILESPQGIIIFSLDGSYRYTEFTRSHAETMRNIWGVEIAIGQNILDVITSLPDREKAKLNFDRVLAGESLLMVEEYGDLSRVRTYYENHYNPIRDAADAISGVSVFVIDITERKKAETALRESETNFHAFFESMTDMLMVGALDGQVLFTNAAVTQTLGYSPDELREMHLLDLNSRTSALEADEIFAAMLRGERDICPMPLACKDGRLIPVETRVWFGRWNGVDCIFGISKNLTGEQEAQQRFERLFRNNPALMALSSLPDQRFADVNNAFLKTLGYSWADIIGKTVADIGIFLQPEKQVMLSEKLRTDGRISEFELQVRRKDGAILDGLFSGEIIRSQGREFFLTVMNDITERKRAEADKEKMHGQLVQAQKMESVGQLAGGVAHDFNNLLMGIMGYAELCRESLPAEHPGRLHLDEITHASTRSADLTRQLLAFARKQVIAPRVLDLNAAVEGMLSLLRQMIGEDLHLAWLPGTKLWSVKLDPSQIDQILANLCGNARDAIVGVGKITLETANITLDQTYCAGHTGSVPGEYVRLTVSDDGCGMEKDVLAKIFEPFFTTKAVGEGTGLGLATVYGIVKQNFGYIDVTSEPGRGACFCIYLPRVVCETAPSTGAITAGPPQGRGETVMLVEDERSLRKICRLYLDSLGYKTLAAETPAAALEMAARHPGDIHLMLTDVVMPGMNGRDLVKNMVPLYPHLKYLFMSGYTADVIARQGVLDEGMQFLPKPFSRDVLARKVREVLEAP encoded by the coding sequence ATGACAGAGTGCAAACGAGTAGAATTGGCCATGAAAGAGGTTGAGGAGGTTTCGCTGCAAAAGACAGCCTTGCTCACGTCGATTTTGGAGAGTCCGCAGGGCATCATCATCTTTTCTTTGGATGGATCCTATCGCTATACGGAATTTACCCGCTCTCATGCGGAGACGATGAGAAATATCTGGGGCGTGGAGATTGCCATAGGCCAGAACATACTGGACGTCATTACCAGCCTGCCGGACCGTGAAAAAGCTAAGCTCAATTTTGACCGCGTCTTAGCCGGTGAATCCCTGCTTATGGTGGAGGAATACGGGGATCTCTCCCGCGTTCGCACCTATTATGAAAACCATTACAACCCCATTCGTGATGCGGCTGATGCGATTTCAGGTGTGTCAGTTTTTGTAATCGACATCACCGAGCGCAAAAAGGCGGAGACGGCATTACGGGAGAGCGAGACCAATTTTCACGCATTCTTCGAATCCATGACCGATATGCTCATGGTGGGCGCACTGGATGGACAGGTGCTCTTCACCAACGCAGCCGTCACCCAAACGCTGGGTTACTCGCCGGATGAACTCCGGGAAATGCATCTACTGGACTTGAATTCGCGGACAAGCGCCCTGGAAGCGGATGAAATCTTTGCTGCCATGCTCAGAGGCGAGCGGGATATCTGCCCCATGCCGCTGGCTTGCAAGGATGGGCGGCTAATCCCGGTTGAAACTCGCGTCTGGTTCGGACGCTGGAACGGGGTGGACTGTATTTTTGGCATTTCCAAGAACCTGACTGGCGAGCAGGAGGCACAACAGCGCTTTGAGCGCCTGTTCCGTAACAATCCGGCGCTGATGGCGCTCTCCTCGTTGCCGGATCAGCGCTTCGCGGATGTCAATAATGCCTTCCTCAAGACGCTTGGCTACTCCTGGGCGGACATCATCGGCAAAACAGTTGCAGATATCGGGATTTTCCTGCAACCGGAAAAGCAGGTCATGCTGTCGGAAAAATTGCGGACGGATGGGCGTATCAGCGAATTTGAACTGCAGGTCCGGCGCAAAGATGGGGCGATCCTTGACGGGCTATTCTCGGGTGAAATCATCCGCAGCCAGGGGCGGGAGTTCTTTTTGACCGTGATGAACGATATCACTGAGCGCAAACGGGCAGAAGCGGACAAGGAGAAAATGCATGGGCAACTCGTGCAGGCCCAGAAGATGGAGTCGGTGGGGCAACTGGCCGGGGGCGTGGCACACGACTTTAATAATCTGCTTATGGGCATCATGGGGTATGCCGAACTGTGCCGGGAAAGCCTGCCGGCGGAGCACCCCGGTCGTCTCCATTTGGATGAGATTACTCACGCGTCAACGCGCTCCGCTGATCTCACTCGGCAACTATTGGCCTTTGCCCGCAAACAAGTCATCGCGCCGAGGGTCCTGGATCTGAATGCGGCTGTGGAAGGGATGCTCAGTCTATTGCGACAGATGATTGGTGAGGACCTCCATTTGGCCTGGCTGCCGGGCACGAAACTCTGGTCGGTCAAACTTGATCCATCGCAGATTGATCAGATCCTGGCGAACCTGTGCGGCAATGCCCGTGACGCGATTGTCGGTGTCGGCAAAATCACCCTCGAAACAGCAAATATCACCCTCGATCAAACCTACTGTGCCGGGCACACGGGTTCTGTGCCCGGCGAGTATGTGCGGCTCACGGTTAGCGATGATGGCTGTGGCATGGAAAAGGATGTTCTCGCCAAAATCTTTGAACCATTTTTTACGACCAAGGCGGTCGGTGAAGGCACTGGTTTGGGTTTGGCCACGGTCTATGGCATCGTCAAACAAAATTTCGGTTACATTGACGTCACCAGTGAGCCGGGCAGGGGGGCGTGTTTCTGCATCTATCTGCCGCGGGTTGTGTGTGAGACTGCCCCATCAACGGGCGCCATCACCGCCGGCCCACCTCAAGGGCGTGGCGAGACCGTGATGCTGGTGGAGGACGAAAGATCGCTTCGCAAGATATGTCGGTTATACCTTGACAGTCTGGGGTACAAAACGTTGGCAGCGGAGACTCCAGCGGCCGCTCTCGAAATGGCGGCCCGGCACCCGGGTGATATTCATTTAATGCTGACTGACGTGGTCATGCCCGGGATGAATGGCCGGGACCTAGTTAAGAACATGGTGCCTCTTTATCCGCATCTCAAGTATCTATTCATGTCCGGCTACACGGCTGATGTTATTGCCCGCCAGGGGGTACTGGATGAGGGTATGCAGTTCCTGCCGAAACCCTTTTCGCGTGACGTCCTTGCCCGTAAGGTGAGAGAAGTTCTGGAGGCTCCGTGA